A section of the Xiphias gladius isolate SHS-SW01 ecotype Sanya breed wild chromosome 10, ASM1685928v1, whole genome shotgun sequence genome encodes:
- the LOC120794948 gene encoding tandem C2 domains nuclear protein isoform X1, translating to MECLKSCCKNFMKKKGREQETQVIKLKMPPNKPVASGWESNERRRGVTEDYLLSKLPPDGREVPFVLPTFKASYIQPRGSRYPNFQSGLQSSARCTYAEKKAELLGSSHFTYSPQTSFHQGEMAENISPGSICHDKNRNYSPQSPGWILKPGGQQRLSSSMFDLSSPKSHMQRFDSFSSVFSSSTSSVMGSVESSVESITLPADEPELGKVCIRLSYQEALEQVWITLVQCSDINLPPDGVEQQKIGFKGIITVPKPIQFKSSVKEYCRAMDVSFMETFVFALRLQQLRCSALVLRLQAHNPRKRTVAECVLSLRQLGPQETDHWLDFNPPSKSSVFHSELHLTTCFQPVNGRIQIQILTAQNLPASSSPLTQVFFVKAEIHQLGQMIMKKKTRLMKASGGQCQWAETFHFQLAALDHASWMSVKLYSRSSVRRKQCLGQVQLGFDSPVPEAVEQWKDTMAHPEKVVAAWHRLSAT from the exons ATGGAGTGCCTCAAAAGCTGCTGCAAGAACTTCATGAAGAAAAAGGGGAGGGAGCAGGAGACCCAAG TGATCAAACTGAAGATGCCTCCTAACAAGCCAGTGGCCTCAGGATGGGAGTCAAatgaaaggaggaggggggtgacGGAAGATTACCTCCTGTCCAAGCTGCCCCCAGATGGCAGAGAGGTGCCGTTTGTCCTGCCGACCTTCAAGGCCTCCTACATCCAGCCCAGAGGCTCCCGCTACCCCAATTTTCAGTCCGGGCTGCAGA GTTCAGCCCGGTGCACATACGCAGAGAAGAAGGCAGAGCTTCTGGGCTCTAGTCACTTCACCTACAGCCCACAGACCAGCTTCCATCAGGGTGAGATGGCCGAGAACATCTCCCCTGGCTCCATCTGCCACGACAAGAACAGGAACTACAGCCCACAAAGCCCAG GTTGGATTCTGAAGCCGGGCGGCCAGCAGCGCCTGAGCAGCTCCATGTTTGATCTGTCCAGCCCTAAGAGTCACATGCAG CGCTTTGACTCCTTCTCCAGTGTCTTCAGCAGCAGCACGTCCTCAGTGATGGGCTCCGTTGAAAGCAGCGTGG AATCCATTACCCTGCCTGCAGATGAACCTGAGTTGGGGAAGGTATGCATCCGTCTGAGCTACCAGGAGGCTTTGGAGCAGGTCTGGATCACTCTGGTCCAG TGTTCAGACATCAACCTTCCTCCGGATGGAGTGGAACAACAAAAGATTGGATTTAAAGGAATCATCACCGTCCCCAAACCCATCCAGTTCAAGAGCTCAGTCAAGGAGTACTGTCGGGCAATG GATGTGTCCTTCATGGAGACCTTTGTGTTTGCGCTCCGTCTCCAGCAGTTGCGCTGCAGTGCCTTAGTGCTGCGGCTGCAGGCACACAACCCCAGGAAACGTACCGTGGCGGAGTGTGTCCTCTCCCTACGACAGCTCGGTCCTCAGGAGACAGACCATTGGCTCGACTTCAACCCTCCGTCCAAATCCTCT GTGTTCCACTCTGAGCTGCATCTCACCACCTGCTTTCAGCCGGTCAACGGCCGcatccagatccagatcctCACTGCCCAAAACCTCCCAGCATCCTCCTCGCCACTCACCCAAG TGTTTTTTGTCAAGGCGGAGATTCACCAGTTGGGGCAGATGATTATGAAGAAGAAGACTCGGCTGATGAAGGCCTCGGGGGGTCAGTGTCAGTGGGCGGAGACTTTTCACTTCCAACTGGCCGCTTTAGACCACGCCAGCTGGATGTCAGTCAAACTCTACAGTCGCAGCTCGGTCAGGAGGAAGCAGTGTCTCGGACAG GTTCAGCTGGGATTCGACAGCCCCGTCCCCGAGGCTGTGGAGCAGTGGAAGGACACGATGGCTCACCCAGAGAAAGTGGTGGCAGCGTGGCACAGGCTGAGCGCTACCTAA
- the LOC120794948 gene encoding tandem C2 domains nuclear protein isoform X2, translating to MECLKSCCKNFMKKKGREQETQVIKLKMPPNKPVASGWESNERRRGVTEDYLLSKLPPDGREVPFVLPTFKASYIQPRGSRYPNFQSGLQSSARCTYAEKKAELLGSSHFTYSPQTSFHQGEMAENISPGSICHDKNRNYSPQSPGWILKPGGQQRLSSSMFDLSSPKSHMQRFDSFSSVFSSSTSSVMGSVESSVDEPELGKVCIRLSYQEALEQVWITLVQCSDINLPPDGVEQQKIGFKGIITVPKPIQFKSSVKEYCRAMDVSFMETFVFALRLQQLRCSALVLRLQAHNPRKRTVAECVLSLRQLGPQETDHWLDFNPPSKSSVFHSELHLTTCFQPVNGRIQIQILTAQNLPASSSPLTQVFFVKAEIHQLGQMIMKKKTRLMKASGGQCQWAETFHFQLAALDHASWMSVKLYSRSSVRRKQCLGQVQLGFDSPVPEAVEQWKDTMAHPEKVVAAWHRLSAT from the exons ATGGAGTGCCTCAAAAGCTGCTGCAAGAACTTCATGAAGAAAAAGGGGAGGGAGCAGGAGACCCAAG TGATCAAACTGAAGATGCCTCCTAACAAGCCAGTGGCCTCAGGATGGGAGTCAAatgaaaggaggaggggggtgacGGAAGATTACCTCCTGTCCAAGCTGCCCCCAGATGGCAGAGAGGTGCCGTTTGTCCTGCCGACCTTCAAGGCCTCCTACATCCAGCCCAGAGGCTCCCGCTACCCCAATTTTCAGTCCGGGCTGCAGA GTTCAGCCCGGTGCACATACGCAGAGAAGAAGGCAGAGCTTCTGGGCTCTAGTCACTTCACCTACAGCCCACAGACCAGCTTCCATCAGGGTGAGATGGCCGAGAACATCTCCCCTGGCTCCATCTGCCACGACAAGAACAGGAACTACAGCCCACAAAGCCCAG GTTGGATTCTGAAGCCGGGCGGCCAGCAGCGCCTGAGCAGCTCCATGTTTGATCTGTCCAGCCCTAAGAGTCACATGCAG CGCTTTGACTCCTTCTCCAGTGTCTTCAGCAGCAGCACGTCCTCAGTGATGGGCTCCGTTGAAAGCAGCGTGG ATGAACCTGAGTTGGGGAAGGTATGCATCCGTCTGAGCTACCAGGAGGCTTTGGAGCAGGTCTGGATCACTCTGGTCCAG TGTTCAGACATCAACCTTCCTCCGGATGGAGTGGAACAACAAAAGATTGGATTTAAAGGAATCATCACCGTCCCCAAACCCATCCAGTTCAAGAGCTCAGTCAAGGAGTACTGTCGGGCAATG GATGTGTCCTTCATGGAGACCTTTGTGTTTGCGCTCCGTCTCCAGCAGTTGCGCTGCAGTGCCTTAGTGCTGCGGCTGCAGGCACACAACCCCAGGAAACGTACCGTGGCGGAGTGTGTCCTCTCCCTACGACAGCTCGGTCCTCAGGAGACAGACCATTGGCTCGACTTCAACCCTCCGTCCAAATCCTCT GTGTTCCACTCTGAGCTGCATCTCACCACCTGCTTTCAGCCGGTCAACGGCCGcatccagatccagatcctCACTGCCCAAAACCTCCCAGCATCCTCCTCGCCACTCACCCAAG TGTTTTTTGTCAAGGCGGAGATTCACCAGTTGGGGCAGATGATTATGAAGAAGAAGACTCGGCTGATGAAGGCCTCGGGGGGTCAGTGTCAGTGGGCGGAGACTTTTCACTTCCAACTGGCCGCTTTAGACCACGCCAGCTGGATGTCAGTCAAACTCTACAGTCGCAGCTCGGTCAGGAGGAAGCAGTGTCTCGGACAG GTTCAGCTGGGATTCGACAGCCCCGTCCCCGAGGCTGTGGAGCAGTGGAAGGACACGATGGCTCACCCAGAGAAAGTGGTGGCAGCGTGGCACAGGCTGAGCGCTACCTAA